The Rhodothermus marinus DSM 4252 DNA segment GTAGGGTTCCCAGCGGGGATCGGTGGCGATGTCCTCGGTGATCACCTCGGTGCGGTAATAGGCGGCCGTACCGCACGTGCCGGCCGCCGGACCGATCTGCCGGCCGTCGATCGCCCGGCGATAGGCTTCGGGGAGGCTCGGCGCCGCCCCGTGATAGACGCGATCGCCCCGCAGCATCAGAATGGAAACCAGGGCGCCGGAGGCGCTCTCCGACTCGATCCAGCGGGCAATTTCTTCCAGAACCGTCTGCAGCGGTGCCCCTCGTGCCATGCGCTCCAGAATGGCCGCCTTCTGCCGGAGCAGGCGCTCGAAGCGGAGCTGGCGCCGTCGCGCTTTTTCCTGCTGCCACAACTGCGCGGCCAGTTCGGCCAGCGTTTCCAGGTGTAGCCGCTGCTCGGGCCCGAACCGATGTGGCCGCACGTCGGCCAGCGCCAGCACCCCGGCCTCACCCACCGGTACCCCCGCATAGAAGCGCAACCGAGACACGCCGGCTGCGTCGGTATCTTCCAGCACCAGCGGCGCCTGTCGCGCCCGCACCTGGGCATCGAGTACGGCCGTGTCGAGCCGAAGCGTCGCGCAGGCTTCCGTTTCCCAGACGTTGTTTTCGAGTTGCAGTCGGACACACGGCACCCGGAACGCCCCGGACGCCAGTGTCAACAAGGAGCGAATGGCATGGGTAAGCGCATACGCTGTAGAAGCGTCAGTTTGTCCTGTCATACCGACCCCCTCCGTGTCTGGCTTCGCATCCTCGCACAATCCCCGAGGGGCACTACAGGCGAGCGGTACAACGGACCTCAAGCATAACACCCGGGCGACAAATTCGCATGCGCAACCCTGCGTACAGAAAGGCCCTTCTTTTAAAGTTTTACGTTTCTAAACTCTGATTTCATTGACGATAGCTACAGGCCAGCTCCTGAATGGCCCGGCTCCGACTCAGGACGTGCCGCCAGAAGCGCTGAACCGAGCCGTGCGTGGCCTCGGCCAGTTCGCGCAACGCACCCCGGACCGTCGGGGGCAATTCTTCTGGAGAAAGCTGCGCCAGCACCTCTCCACTACAGCCGAACTGAAGGGCCAGCGTGCGCCCGGCCCGGACCAGCAGCGCCAGCAGGCGTCCCCGTCCGGTCGCCCAGCGGGGATCCAGGTGAAAGCGGATGGCTTCGATGAGCAGTTCGGGCATCCCCCAGTCCCGGGCGATGTCGGCGCCCAGCTGCGCATAGTTCAGCCCGAACGTGCGCACCTCGTCGTCCGGCGAAGGCGCCTCCAGCCACTGGCTGCCACCCTGCAGGTTCGTTTTCCAGAGCGGGATGTAGCGCTCCGGGGCACTGCTGAGAAAGACCAGCCGACCGAGCTGGTGCAGCACCCCGGCCGTAAAGGCCTGTTCAGGCGAGATCTGCTCCACGAGCGCGGCCAGTTCCCGGGCGAACAGCGCCGTGCTCAGACTCACCTGCATGATGTGTTTGTGAATGTGCCGCGCTTCGGGCGTGGTGACCTGCTCGAACGCGTTGGTGACCACTTCGGTCAGCACCAGATTCCCTACCGGAAGAAACCCCAGCATGGTCACGGCCCGCTCGATGGTGGTCACCTTGTGCGGAAGTGCATAGTAGGCCGAATTGACATGCCGGAGCACCCAGGCGGCCGTGATCGGGTCCTCGTGCAGTAGTTCGATGAGCTGCTTCAGCTCGATTTCTTCCTCATCGCGCGAAAGCAATTCCATGACGGCCGTGATCGTCTCCGGCTGCGGCGGCAACTTCAGTTCCCATTCGGGCAAGCCCAGCCGGGTGCGATCGGGGCGGTAGGAAGGGTCCAGTACCCGCTGCAATACGCGCAGGAGGTGGTCGGTGTGGATGGGTTTGGCCAGGTACTCGTCGAAGCCGGCCTCCAGGAACCGCTCGCGGCTACCTGGCACGGCATAGGCCGTGCAGGCGATGGCCCGGAGCCGCTGGCCGCCCGGCAATGCACGCAACGCCTGAAGGAGATCGACGCCGGTGCGCGCCTCGCCCAGGTGAATGTCGATCAGCGCCACGTCGGGCATCTGCTCCTCACAGAGCGCCAGCGCCTCGTCGAAGGAGCCCGCTTCCTGCACCGCCACGTACTTGCGTAGCTGAAACCGCAACAGCCGCCGCGCATGCGCATGGTCGTCCACCACCAGAATGCGCGCTTCGGCCAGACGCGCCTGCTGCTCTTTTTCAGACAGCTCCTCCATGAATGCCCGTCTGTTTTAGAGGGCGACAAGCGCCTTTGTCTTCAGGCATGAAGCGGAAATCTCGCCCGTCCGGGTAACGACACGCCGGCTACGCCACCGTGACTCAAACTTATCCGAAAAACAAGGGGGCGATCTGGTAAGCCAGTGCTTTGCGCTGCGCCTCAGAAGCACGTGTGTTTGTAGTAAGCCACGAAGGCGTCCGCCAAAGTGACATCACCCGAGACGGCACTTCGCTTCGCTCCGTGCCTGACTACAAGCGCGCTGGTCGTGCTTCAAACGGCAGGCTATGGTCGAAATCGCGAACTCTTTGGAGGTTGTTTTTCAAATGACTTCCTATTGACAGGTAGACGTCCTGTAAAGATTTCGTTCCCTCGAAGCCCTACAGTGTGGTGTTGCCTGAAACTGAAATGGGCTCAGGATCCTTTCAGGCGGGCAAGGCTACTGAACGGGTCGCTCCAGAATGACCTGCACCAGGCGCTCCAGTACTTCGTGCTTCGAGACGAAAGCGTCGGCTCCCCGCCGGCGTGCCTGGTCCTGATACCACTCGCTGTCGTGCGAGGTGAGCACGATGATATAGGAGTGCGGCGCGGCCTCTCGGATCTTTGGCAGCACGTCCATTCCGCTCTGACCGGGCATGGAAAGGTCCAGCAGGATCACTTCGGGTTGCAGCGCCTGGCTGAGGGTCACGGCCTCCTCTGCCTTGTGGGCAACGCCGACGATTTCAATACGTGGTTCCGTCCCCAGAAAGCGAAGCAGGTACTGCACGAAGAGGG contains these protein-coding regions:
- a CDS encoding response regulator; translation: MAEAVTVLLIDDQPLFVQYLLRFLGTEPRIEIVGVAHKAEEAVTLSQALQPEVILLDLSMPGQSGMDVLPKIREAAPHSYIIVLTSHDSEWYQDQARRRGADAFVSKHEVLERLVQVILERPVQ
- a CDS encoding HDOD domain-containing protein produces the protein MEELSEKEQQARLAEARILVVDDHAHARRLLRFQLRKYVAVQEAGSFDEALALCEEQMPDVALIDIHLGEARTGVDLLQALRALPGGQRLRAIACTAYAVPGSRERFLEAGFDEYLAKPIHTDHLLRVLQRVLDPSYRPDRTRLGLPEWELKLPPQPETITAVMELLSRDEEEIELKQLIELLHEDPITAAWVLRHVNSAYYALPHKVTTIERAVTMLGFLPVGNLVLTEVVTNAFEQVTTPEARHIHKHIMQVSLSTALFARELAALVEQISPEQAFTAGVLHQLGRLVFLSSAPERYIPLWKTNLQGGSQWLEAPSPDDEVRTFGLNYAQLGADIARDWGMPELLIEAIRFHLDPRWATGRGRLLALLVRAGRTLALQFGCSGEVLAQLSPEELPPTVRGALRELAEATHGSVQRFWRHVLSRSRAIQELACSYRQ